The genomic window GTGCTCCTGTCGCTGACGAAGTGATCGAAGCGACGTCCGAACGGCCTATTCACCGACGTAGCGCACTCCAAAGACGGGTATCCATCCGGCTGTATCGACGTCGGATACGATTTTCCGACTCACGGAATCGCCGCTTCGGATTTAGACGTGGCGCCAAAAGACTGATCTATGAACCGACGGTTGTATCTCCGGTCGATTGCTGCCTCGAGCGTTGCCGCCACTGCGGGCTGTTTGGACACTCTCTCCATCGCGGGCGACGACGGCGACATGATCCTTGAGCCGCCGGAACGCGACTTGAGCGAGGCAACGCATCCAAGCTACGGTGACGAATTTCCAACCGCGAGCGTCCCGGCTCCCCTGACCGGTGAGACCGTTTCGACCGATCAGTACGAGGGTGAGCGAGCGATGCTGGTGACGTTCTTCTACACGTCCTGTCCCGACGGCGTCTGTCCTGCGCTGATACTCCGGCTACGACGTGCGCAGGAAGTCGCGGCCGAGGAAGGATACAGTGACAGTGCTGCGTTCCTCGCGATGACGTTTGACCCCGAACGCGATACCGCGGACGTGTTGCGAACGTACGCCGATCAGCAGGGAGTCGACCTCGAGGCAGGAAACTGGCACTTCCTGCGGCCCGAACGCTATGAAGACGCAAAATCGATCGTCGCCGACCAGTACGGACTCCCGATCGAGAAGCGAGACGCCGAGAAGTACGACGACCTCGAGTACATGTTCCCGCACTTTGCCTACATCTTTCTCGTCAACGAGCGCGGACTTGTCGAACGCGCATATCCAGACGGGGCAACGATTGCAACGTCGAAGTTGGTCGACGACTTCGAGGCGGTAGCGACGTCGTAGCTGAAACCGGTACCAACGCAGACGGGAATTCGGCATCGATCGGCGTTCTAGAGGAACAGCGCCGGAACGGTGTTTCGGAAGATATTGAGCGAGATGACGAACAGGAGTCCGACGACGAACCGGTTGAACGTCCGCTCGTCGAACTCGAGGCGCCGGAGGTACGTCCCGAGCAGCAGACCGACGATGGTGACGACGGCGATCACCGAGCCGAGCCAGAGTCGGTAGGTCGTCAGGAGATCGGTGAACAGCGCCATCTGGACGATCCGAACCGTGAAGATCGTCCCGAGTACCATCGACAGGCCGCCGATGTATCGCTCAGTGTCCCGTTCGAAGGTGTGGAAATACGCCGGGAGCAGTGGCCCAAGATTCGCGAACGCAAGCAAGAAACCTTGGAAGAATCCGGCGGTGCCGAGAGCAAACGGGTGGTGTGCTTCCTCAACCGTGACGAAGTTCTGTGCGACTTGGAAGGCGACGTAGCCGAGGAGAATGAGGCCGATCACGAACGCGACGACAGGGCCGGCGCTGAACGTCGCCAGCGCCGCGACACCGATGACCGTTCCGACGACGGCGAGCAACAGGAGCGCCCACTCCTCGCGAACGAACGCCCGTCCCGTTCCGGTTTCGGCGATCTGGAACATGTTGAGCATCCACGGCGGAATCGCTAGGACGACGACGGCGACCGTCGGATCGATCACGGACGCGACGATCGGTGTCATGATGAGCGAGTAGCCGAAACCGGTCATCCCTTTGACAGCGCCGGCGACGATCGCGACCAGGACGATCCCGGCGAGC from Halopiger xanaduensis SH-6 includes these protein-coding regions:
- a CDS encoding sulfite exporter TauE/SafE family protein; translation: MSSSEPTVDVEQFVTNLFAFRYREVTMVVATLAVLVASMAFFPGFENVEDGIQSDLSGGLLAGIVLVAIVAGAVKGMTGFGYSLIMTPIVASVIDPTVAVVVLAIPPWMLNMFQIAETGTGRAFVREEWALLLLAVVGTVIGVAALATFSAGPVVAFVIGLILLGYVAFQVAQNFVTVEEAHHPFALGTAGFFQGFLLAFANLGPLLPAYFHTFERDTERYIGGLSMVLGTIFTVRIVQMALFTDLLTTYRLWLGSVIAVVTIVGLLLGTYLRRLEFDERTFNRFVVGLLFVISLNIFRNTVPALFL
- a CDS encoding SCO family protein; translation: MNRRLYLRSIAASSVAATAGCLDTLSIAGDDGDMILEPPERDLSEATHPSYGDEFPTASVPAPLTGETVSTDQYEGERAMLVTFFYTSCPDGVCPALILRLRRAQEVAAEEGYSDSAAFLAMTFDPERDTADVLRTYADQQGVDLEAGNWHFLRPERYEDAKSIVADQYGLPIEKRDAEKYDDLEYMFPHFAYIFLVNERGLVERAYPDGATIATSKLVDDFEAVATS